The following are encoded together in the Oreochromis niloticus isolate F11D_XX linkage group LG12, O_niloticus_UMD_NMBU, whole genome shotgun sequence genome:
- the prlrb gene encoding prolactin receptor b precursor (The RefSeq protein has 2 substitutions compared to this genomic sequence), translating into MVCARMVKHLRLPLLLLLLALAAECNSMSKPGKPDKLGCRSPDKETFFCWWTPGSGGGLPTVHRLYYKTEGRETVRQCPDYHTAHSCFFSKTYTSIWVEYTVIVEASNALGNTSSDPLTFDLMDIVKPYAPENVTLVVSIGDNPHLTIQWHTPSNIDTKSGWVTLKNQLRIKLEKSKIWKNYTSDTQTHFTIYNIELGVVYMVEVRCAIDNSAWSEWTNTTFVKVPNFPRTDNSFWILVFSLSLIPLLVAMIILILKRKTVKKYILPPVPGPKIRGVDVQLLKSGRSEDVINAMLLNQRFPVVMPWKDQNEDYLIVSDKETSYLPLEKNKIFILPVAITLDSEVQSKETSEVDRFLKDSESSSEESSEKTKSSQLLTKCPSTNVLNDEKANQLKGVTEKIIQPFGISGYVDIPRHEHTQEADYSRVNEVNSDNILITKKENVPHTLDTQGQEGGVLDDYSRVKEVNSDNTVFLEKHSDSVNASIRAKGYIDWVNQKAKSPHVTGHSEMGVCPQLVGCGYVDTFPPPAVI; encoded by the exons GCATGTCTAAACCAGGAAAACCAGACAAACTTGGCTGCAGGTCCCCCGACAAGGAGACTTTTTTCTGCTGGTGGACgccaggctctggtggagggcTGCCCACTGTGCATCGCCTCTACTATAAGACAGAAGG TAGGGAGACTGTACGCCAGTGTCCAGACTACCACACAGCACACTCCTGTTTCTTTAGCAAGACCTACACCTCTATCTGGGTCGAGTACACTGTGATTGTGGAGGCCTCCAATGCCCTTGGGAATACATCTTCAGACCCCCTTACTTTTGACTTGATGGACATTG TGAAGCCCTATGCACCTGAAAACGTTACACTGGTGGTCAGCATAGGGGACAATCCACACCTCACCATCCAATGGCACACACCGTCTAACATAGACACAAAGTCAGGATGGGTCACTCTGAAGAATCAACTGAGAATCAAACTAGAAAAGAGCAAAATATGGAAG AATTACACGTcagatacacaaacacattttaccatttacaaCATTGAACTTGGGGTGGTGTACATGGTCGAAGTGCGCTGTGCAATAGACAATAGCGCCTGGAGTGAGTGGACCAACACTACCTTTGTCAAAGTACCTAACT TTCCTCGCACGGACAATTCCTTTTGGATACTGGTTTTCAGCCTCTCTCTGATTCCGTTGCTTGTAGCAATGATTATCTTGATCCTGAAGAGAAAAAC tGTGAAGAAGTATATTCTGCCCCCTGTCCCGGCTCCAAAGATAAGAGGAGTTGATGTTCAACTTCTCAAG AGCGGCCGATCTGAAGATGTCATTAATGCCATGCTTCTCAACCAGAGATTTCCTGTTGTGATGCCCTGGAAGGACCAGAATGAGGATTACCTGATCGTGTCTGATAAAGAAACCTCGTATTTGCcattggaaaaaaataaaatattcattctGCCAGTTGCCATAACATTAGACTCAGAAGTCCAATCTAAGGAGACAAGTGAAGTGGATCGCTTTCTAAAAGACAGTGAGTCTTCCTCAGAGGAGAGTTCAGAGAAGACCAAGTCGTCGCAGCTTCTTACTAAATGCCCAAGTACAAACGTTTTGAATGATGAGAAAGCAAATCAGCTAAAAGGTGTTACTGAGAAGATCATCCAACCCTTTGGAATCAGCGGTTATGTGGATATTCCAAGACATGAGCACACACAGGAAGCAGACTACAGCCGAGTGAACGAGGTGAACAGTGACAATATTTTAATCACGAAGAAAGAAAATGTTCCCCATACTCTGGACACACAGGGGCAAGAAGGCGGTGTGCTCGATGACTACAGCAGGGTGAAAGAAGTGAATAGTGACAACACTGTTTTCCTGGAGAAACACAGTGACTCAGTTAATGCTTCTATTAGGGCTAAAGGCTACATAGACTGGGTCAATCAGAAGGCAAAAAGTCCTCATGTGACTGGGGACAGTGAAATGGGAGTGTGCCCACAACTAGTTGGTTGTGGATATGTAGATACTTTCCCCCCACCAGCTGTAATCTAA